A single Drosophila ananassae strain 14024-0371.13 chromosome 3L, ASM1763931v2, whole genome shotgun sequence DNA region contains:
- the LOC6496494 gene encoding protein lingerer isoform X3, translating to MSTQTRSGGGGGGGGHSRNQKKSNASNSGGGGGSGSGHDSVSHAAAAGKKGNQDASKTDKPEKAQPKATTEQLRIAQITNSTTEDPQINEKVTLLLTMTQRSEEEVCCALNECDYDLEAAANFLIEELPQGAFAKYEKKRKNKAAATAEGAAGDGDWADGNGNADKREKSRNRSSNRGGGRGSTDSRGWRGRETRENERNQRESREPRAGGDRGEDRINDNYRGQRNGGGRNGPGGGGRGGGFVSRSGRGGGRMGGRGGGPRGDRGTGGPGYGPGRSGNANDDHHEVELWDNTIAQNAEKQQQAHDDAWGDWNNEEYEGSLKDSKVFTTSNLGTQTAASVVSAGAGNTTELAAPPGLEHHLVQQGSHLDDGPSSGPAAVTPPATLTGSAATPLLQYSAAVSNPPPQLQSQSQASTQSGSGSGAGTAASGGAGSTATSFVSAAPDTFSSAASAAATLVQQAQQQQQLQQQQQTTPIKPSATLSAEQSQYFNSLSSQGASPGSATVPPSSASYPQNPVAAYSQTSSSGNLSQYATYAHAFASGTAATTGEQGQQQPQVRRARVKLPPPSKIPASAVEMPGDNALNNIGYLDVQFGGLDFGTDDSFEALPEKISSGVGFDGQQQQADDYQSKSQPQQSALSSSLQSSQIGDALSAAGYASRSTTQQQQQQQGGSSAVNVGANALDQLTKSDPYGQTASAGSAYQNAYQSTGAAKGASGYPTAAPGFNSSSYANVQSSVASSYQQQGYGYQPSGVNAYQQQASTGQSGSGVGVTGGGGAATQNIPVGGSSSQNSTSGNASSAYLTSGYSTPQSAYQSSQSVYGNTGLSNSSGFASSASNASSQYANFSASAKLKDATTTSGGAHYDSGVSSSSGSGTGNGATGAVSGQTGANQAAVSNNNVSGSSSASNVTTGGASGVQSQGGVSSAGGVAGGSVSGSASATNVGVSVNNNNNNSSSNAGSVGAAAAVAAAAAAQSAAGTTAAVLASLTSKNSSSSSSSGGSGSVATTTGSAGGGAGGVAGSVSGTGTGTGSGSVGASSAGGAGGSGGGSGSGSGSGSGLVPTNIQMVSQYIQTGLPYYQQPVYSYEELQLMQQRVPHVQGYYDLNYPPASLGAGRDNLGSVAYSAMTDGRFARTDNNSSPVGNVSNTMSQQAGSSAPMLNVPYAYFYGGNVMPGSFQYGTPAIYPQQIQTANTASSGQFPKPSYSAGYGSTSYDTLSQTTQDYGKGGYSSNVNQQNKTQTVSNQSQAGTGSDLTSSMYGKGHVALNKVNSYDKQSFHSGTPPPFNMANTQTAGGTSAQPYGMYLPMPAAGHHNMIHQPIHQVESDLAPPQVVVGRGGREADNQVHVHATGTQVTFQQIWHNTTNNSNTGDTESPYPNSNPVLEQDQGAASREDNFDQNNVQNYVKDDVSGISFFAD from the exons ATGAGCACACAAACTCGTTCAGGCGGCGGAGGTGGAGGCGGCGGCCATAGTCgcaatcaaaaaaaatcaaatgccAGCAACtccggcggaggaggaggatccGGATCCGGTCATGATTCAGTCTCacatgctgctgccgctggcAAGAAAGGCAACCAGGATGCCAGCAAGACAGACAAACCAGAGAAGGCCCAGCCCAAGGCCACCACCGAACAGCTGCGCATCGCCCAGATCACCAATAGCACCACAGAGGATCCGCAGATCAATGAGAAGGTCACCCTTCTATTGACCATGACCCAACGTTCCGAAGAAGAGGTCTGCTGCGCCCTCAACGAGTGTGACTATGACCTTGAAGCAGCTGCTAATTTCTTGATCGAGGAGCTACCCCAG GGTGCATTTGCCAAGTACGAGAAGAAGCGCAAGAACAAGGCAGCGGCTACGGCTGAGGGCGCCGCCGGAGACGGAGACTGGGCTGATGGCAATGGGAATGCGGACAAGCGCGAAAAGTCGCGCAATCGCAGCTCAAATCGTGGAGGAGGACGTGGCTCCACCGACAGTCGCGGCT GGCGCGGAAGAGAGACCCGTGAGAACGAGCGCAACCAGCGCGAATCTCGTGAGCCTCGGGCTGGTGGTGATCGTGGTGAGGATCGCATCAATGACAACTACCGCGGACAGCGCAACGGCGGCGGTCGCAATGGCCCCGGCGGCGGAGGACGCGGCGGTGGTTTCGTCTCACGTTCCGGCCGTGGTGGTGGCCGCATGGGCGGACGCGGTGGTGGTCCACGCGGTGATCGCGGCACTGGCGGACCCGGCTATGGTCCTGGACGCAGCGGCAATGCCAACGACGATCACCACGAGGTCGAGCTGTGGGATAACACCATCGCTCAGAATGCcgagaagcagcagcaggcccATGACGACGCCTGGGGAGATTGGAATAACGAGGAGTATGAGGGCTCGCTGAAGGACAGCAAGGTGTTCACCACCAGTAATCTGGGCACTCAGACGGCAGCCAGCGTTGTGAGCGCCGGTGCAGGCAACACCACGGAGTTGGCGGCGCCGCCAGGTCTCGAACACCATTTGGTGCAGCAGGGATCTCATTTGGACGATGGCCCGAGCAGCGGACCAGCGGCTGTAACGCCGCCAGCAACGCTTACAGGTTCGGCGGCCACGCCCCTGTTGCAGTATAGCGCCGCTGTCAGCAATCCACCGCCTCAGCTGCAATCGCAGTCCCAGGCCAGCACACAATCCGGTAGTGGATCGGGTGCTGGTACGGCTGCCAGCGGCGGAGCGGGCAGCACTGCTACTTCGTTTGTATCCGCCGCCCCCGACACATTCTCAAGCGCCGCCTCGGCAGCCGCCACCTTGGTGCAGCAAgctcaacagcagcagcaactccagcagcagcagcagacgaCGCCAATCAAGCCGTCGGCAACGCTGTCGGCGGAGCAATCTCAGTATTTCAACTCGCTGTCCAGCCAGGGTGCTAGTCCCGGAAGTGCAACGGTGCCGCCGTCGTCGGCGAGCTACCCTCAGAATCCGGTTGCAGCTTATTCGCAGACAAGCTCCAGCGGGAATCTAAGTCAGTATGCAACGTACGCACACGCCTTCGCTTCGGGAACGGCGGCGACGACCGGCGAGCAGGGACAGCAACAGCCGCAGGTGCGAAGGGCTCGCGTCAAGCTGCCGCCACCCTCGAAGATACCGGCGAGCGCCGTGGAGATGCCGGGCGACAATGCGCTGAACAACATTGGCTATCTGGACGTGCAGTTCGGCGGCCTGGACTTTGGCACGGACGATAGCTTCGAGGCGCTGCCCGAGAAGATCAGCTCCGGCGTTGGCTTCGatggccagcagcagcaggcggaCGACTACCAGAGCAAATCCCAGCCGCAGCAGTCGGCCCTGTCGTCGAGTCTGCAGAGCTCCCAAATT GGCGACGCCTTGAGTGCCGCGGGCTATGCGAGTCGGTCGAcgacacagcagcagcagcagcagcagggcgGCAGCTCGGCAGTTAATGTCGGCGCGAACGCCCTGGACCAGCTGACCAAGAGCGATCCCTACGGGCAAACCGCTAGCGCTGGCAGTGCCTACCAGAATGCGTATCAGAGCACTGGAGCGGCCAAGGGGGCAAGTGGTTATCCCACGGCAGCGCCCGGATTCAACAGTTCCAGCTATGCGAACGTGCAGAGCTCGGTGGCCAGCAGCTATCAGCAGCAGGGATATGGATATCAGCCGAGCGGCGTTAACGCGTACCAGCAGCAGGCCAGCACGGGGCAGAGTGGATCCGGCGTCGGGGTGACGGGCGGTGGGGGTGCGGCGACGCAAAACATTCCGGTCggaggcagcagcagccaaaACAGCACCAG CGGCAATGCGAGCTCTGCCTACCTCACATCCGGCTACTCGACACCACAAAGTGCTTACCAGTCCAGTCAGAGTGTCTATGGCAACACCGGGCTGTCAAACAGCAGCGG GTTTGCTAGCAGCGCCAGCAACGCGTCCTCACAGTACGCCAACTTCAGTGCCAGCGCCAAGCTCAAGGATGCGACAACGACCAGCGGTGGCGCGCACTACGACAG CGGCgtaagcagcagcagcggcagcggcactGGCAACGGTGCGACGGGAGCGGTGAGCGGACAGACAGGTGCTAACCAGGCGGCCGTTTCAAACA ATAATGTAAGCGGCAGCAGCTCGGCCAGCAATGTGACGACGGGCGGAGCGAGTGGAGTCCAGAGCCAGGGTGGCGTAAGTAGCGCCGGCGGCGTTGCCGGTGGCAGCGTCAGCGGTAGTGCCAGTGCTACAAACGTCGGTGTGAGtgtgaacaacaacaacaacaacagcagcagcaacgccGGCTCTGTGGGAGCAGCGGCTGccgtcgccgccgccgccgccgcccaaTCAGCTGCAGGAACCACCGCTGCAGTGCTGGCATCGCTGACCAGCAAGAatagcagcagtagcagcagcagcggtgGAAGCGGCAGTGTTGCCACAACGACGGGCAGCGCCGGCGGAGGTGCTGGCGGTGTTGCGGGATCGGTATCGGGAACGGGAACGGGCACTGGCAGCGGCAGCGTTGGCGCGTCGAgtgctggtggtgctggtggtagtggtggtggcagtggcagcggcagcggtaGCGGCAGCGGCTTGGTGCCCACCAACATCCAAATGGTTAGTCAATATATTCAGACTGGATTGCCATACTATCAGCAACCAGTGTATTCCTACGAGGAATTACAATTGATGCAACAGAGAGTGCCACATGTG CAAGGATACTATGATCTGAACTACCCGCCAGCCAGTTTGGGCGCCGGTCGGGACAACCTTGGCTCCGTGGCCTACTCGGCAATGACTGACGGACGCTTTGCCCGCACAGACAATAACTCCAGTCCGGTGGGCAAT GTTTCCAACACCATGTCACAACAGGCGGGCTCCAGTGCGCCCATGCTGAATGTTCCTTATGCCTATTTCTACGGCGGCAATGTGATGCCCGGTAGTTTCCAATACGGCACTCCAGCTATTTATCCA CAACAGATACAGACGGCCAACACTGCCTCCAGCGGACAGTTCCCTAAGCCGTCGTACAGCGCCGGCTATGGCTCGACCAGCTACGACACCCTCTCGCAGACGACACAGGACTACGGCAAGGGCGGCTACTCGTCGAACGTCAACCAGCAAAACAAGACGCAGACAGTGTCCAACCAGTCGCAGGCCGGCACTGGCTCCGACCTGACCTCGTCCATGTACGGCAAGGGTCATGTGGCGCTTAATAAAGTTAAC TCATACGACAAGCAGAGTTTCCACTCAGGCACACCGCCGCCATTCAATATGGCCAACACACAAACGGCTGGTGGCACCTCGGCCCAGCCGTACGGCATGTATCTGCCGATGCCAGCGGCCGGACACCACAACATGATCCATCAACCCATTCATCAGGTAGAGTCTGATTTAGCTCCCCCCCAGGTTGTTGTAGGCAGAGGTGGTAGGGAGGCGGATAACCAGGTCCATGTCCATGCTACCGGAACGCAAGTGACATTCCAACAGATATGGCACAAcaccaccaacaacagcaacacagGGGATACGGAGAGTCCGTATCCGAATTCGAATCCGGTACTGGAACAGGATCAGGGGGCCGCCTCTCGGGAGGACAACTTCGATCAGAATAATGTCCAGAACTATGTTAAGGACGATGTCAGCGGCATATCCTTCTTTGCCGACTGA
- the LOC6496494 gene encoding protein lingerer isoform X2, which produces MSTQTRSGGGGGGGGHSRNQKKSNASNSGGGGGSGSGHDSVSHAAAAGKKGNQDASKTDKPEKAQPKATTEQLRIAQITNSTTEDPQINEKVTLLLTMTQRSEEEVCCALNECDYDLEAAANFLIEELPQGAFAKYEKKRKNKAAATAEGAAGDGDWADGNGNADKREKSRNRSSNRGGGRGSTDSRGWRGRETRENERNQRESREPRAGGDRGEDRINDNYRGQRNGGGRNGPGGGGRGGGFVSRSGRGGGRMGGRGGGPRGDRGTGGPGYGPGRSGNANDDHHEVELWDNTIAQNAEKQQQAHDDAWGDWNNEEYEGSLKDSKVFTTSNLGTQTAASVVSAGAGNTTELAAPPGLEHHLVQQGSHLDDGPSSGPAAVTPPATLTGSAATPLLQYSAAVSNPPPQLQSQSQASTQSGSGSGAGTAASGGAGSTATSFVSAAPDTFSSAASAAATLVQQAQQQQQLQQQQQTTPIKPSATLSAEQSQYFNSLSSQGASPGSATVPPSSASYPQNPVAAYSQTSSSGNLSQYATYAHAFASGTAATTGEQGQQQPQVRRARVKLPPPSKIPASAVEMPGDNALNNIGYLDVQFGGLDFGTDDSFEALPEKISSGVGFDGQQQQADDYQSKSQPQQSALSSSLQSSQIGDALSAAGYASRSTTQQQQQQQGGSSAVNVGANALDQLTKSDPYGQTASAGSAYQNAYQSTGAAKGASGYPTAAPGFNSSSYANVQSSVASSYQQQGYGYQPSGVNAYQQQASTGQSGSGVGVTGGGGAATQNIPVGGSSSQNSTSGNASSAYLTSGYSTPQSAYQSSQSVYGNTGLSNSSGFASSASNASSQYANFSASAKLKDATTTSGGAHYDSSGVSSSSGSGTGNGATGAVSGQTGANQAAVSNNNVSGSSSASNVTTGGASGVQSQGGVSSAGGVAGGSVSGSASATNVGVSVNNNNNNSSSNAGSVGAAAAVAAAAAAQSAAGTTAAVLASLTSKNSSSSSSSGGSGSVATTTGSAGGGAGGVAGSVSGTGTGTGSGSVGASSAGGAGGSGGGSGSGSGSGSGLVPTNIQMVSQYIQTGLPYYQQPVYSYEELQLMQQRVPHVQGYYDLNYPPASLGAGRDNLGSVAYSAMTDGRFARTDNNSSPVGNVSNTMSQQAGSSAPMLNVPYAYFYGGNVMPGSFQYGTPAIYPQQIQTANTASSGQFPKPSYSAGYGSTSYDTLSQTTQDYGKGGYSSNVNQQNKTQTVSNQSQAGTGSDLTSSMYGKGHVALNKVNSYDKQSFHSGTPPPFNMANTQTAGGTSAQPYGMYLPMPAAGHHNMIHQPIHQVESDLAPPQVVVGRGGREADNQVHVHATGTQVTFQQIWHNTTNNSNTGDTESPYPNSNPVLEQDQGAASREDNFDQNNVQNYVKDDVSGISFFAD; this is translated from the exons ATGAGCACACAAACTCGTTCAGGCGGCGGAGGTGGAGGCGGCGGCCATAGTCgcaatcaaaaaaaatcaaatgccAGCAACtccggcggaggaggaggatccGGATCCGGTCATGATTCAGTCTCacatgctgctgccgctggcAAGAAAGGCAACCAGGATGCCAGCAAGACAGACAAACCAGAGAAGGCCCAGCCCAAGGCCACCACCGAACAGCTGCGCATCGCCCAGATCACCAATAGCACCACAGAGGATCCGCAGATCAATGAGAAGGTCACCCTTCTATTGACCATGACCCAACGTTCCGAAGAAGAGGTCTGCTGCGCCCTCAACGAGTGTGACTATGACCTTGAAGCAGCTGCTAATTTCTTGATCGAGGAGCTACCCCAG GGTGCATTTGCCAAGTACGAGAAGAAGCGCAAGAACAAGGCAGCGGCTACGGCTGAGGGCGCCGCCGGAGACGGAGACTGGGCTGATGGCAATGGGAATGCGGACAAGCGCGAAAAGTCGCGCAATCGCAGCTCAAATCGTGGAGGAGGACGTGGCTCCACCGACAGTCGCGGCT GGCGCGGAAGAGAGACCCGTGAGAACGAGCGCAACCAGCGCGAATCTCGTGAGCCTCGGGCTGGTGGTGATCGTGGTGAGGATCGCATCAATGACAACTACCGCGGACAGCGCAACGGCGGCGGTCGCAATGGCCCCGGCGGCGGAGGACGCGGCGGTGGTTTCGTCTCACGTTCCGGCCGTGGTGGTGGCCGCATGGGCGGACGCGGTGGTGGTCCACGCGGTGATCGCGGCACTGGCGGACCCGGCTATGGTCCTGGACGCAGCGGCAATGCCAACGACGATCACCACGAGGTCGAGCTGTGGGATAACACCATCGCTCAGAATGCcgagaagcagcagcaggcccATGACGACGCCTGGGGAGATTGGAATAACGAGGAGTATGAGGGCTCGCTGAAGGACAGCAAGGTGTTCACCACCAGTAATCTGGGCACTCAGACGGCAGCCAGCGTTGTGAGCGCCGGTGCAGGCAACACCACGGAGTTGGCGGCGCCGCCAGGTCTCGAACACCATTTGGTGCAGCAGGGATCTCATTTGGACGATGGCCCGAGCAGCGGACCAGCGGCTGTAACGCCGCCAGCAACGCTTACAGGTTCGGCGGCCACGCCCCTGTTGCAGTATAGCGCCGCTGTCAGCAATCCACCGCCTCAGCTGCAATCGCAGTCCCAGGCCAGCACACAATCCGGTAGTGGATCGGGTGCTGGTACGGCTGCCAGCGGCGGAGCGGGCAGCACTGCTACTTCGTTTGTATCCGCCGCCCCCGACACATTCTCAAGCGCCGCCTCGGCAGCCGCCACCTTGGTGCAGCAAgctcaacagcagcagcaactccagcagcagcagcagacgaCGCCAATCAAGCCGTCGGCAACGCTGTCGGCGGAGCAATCTCAGTATTTCAACTCGCTGTCCAGCCAGGGTGCTAGTCCCGGAAGTGCAACGGTGCCGCCGTCGTCGGCGAGCTACCCTCAGAATCCGGTTGCAGCTTATTCGCAGACAAGCTCCAGCGGGAATCTAAGTCAGTATGCAACGTACGCACACGCCTTCGCTTCGGGAACGGCGGCGACGACCGGCGAGCAGGGACAGCAACAGCCGCAGGTGCGAAGGGCTCGCGTCAAGCTGCCGCCACCCTCGAAGATACCGGCGAGCGCCGTGGAGATGCCGGGCGACAATGCGCTGAACAACATTGGCTATCTGGACGTGCAGTTCGGCGGCCTGGACTTTGGCACGGACGATAGCTTCGAGGCGCTGCCCGAGAAGATCAGCTCCGGCGTTGGCTTCGatggccagcagcagcaggcggaCGACTACCAGAGCAAATCCCAGCCGCAGCAGTCGGCCCTGTCGTCGAGTCTGCAGAGCTCCCAAATT GGCGACGCCTTGAGTGCCGCGGGCTATGCGAGTCGGTCGAcgacacagcagcagcagcagcagcagggcgGCAGCTCGGCAGTTAATGTCGGCGCGAACGCCCTGGACCAGCTGACCAAGAGCGATCCCTACGGGCAAACCGCTAGCGCTGGCAGTGCCTACCAGAATGCGTATCAGAGCACTGGAGCGGCCAAGGGGGCAAGTGGTTATCCCACGGCAGCGCCCGGATTCAACAGTTCCAGCTATGCGAACGTGCAGAGCTCGGTGGCCAGCAGCTATCAGCAGCAGGGATATGGATATCAGCCGAGCGGCGTTAACGCGTACCAGCAGCAGGCCAGCACGGGGCAGAGTGGATCCGGCGTCGGGGTGACGGGCGGTGGGGGTGCGGCGACGCAAAACATTCCGGTCggaggcagcagcagccaaaACAGCACCAG CGGCAATGCGAGCTCTGCCTACCTCACATCCGGCTACTCGACACCACAAAGTGCTTACCAGTCCAGTCAGAGTGTCTATGGCAACACCGGGCTGTCAAACAGCAGCGG GTTTGCTAGCAGCGCCAGCAACGCGTCCTCACAGTACGCCAACTTCAGTGCCAGCGCCAAGCTCAAGGATGCGACAACGACCAGCGGTGGCGCGCACTACGACAG CAGCGGCgtaagcagcagcagcggcagcggcactGGCAACGGTGCGACGGGAGCGGTGAGCGGACAGACAGGTGCTAACCAGGCGGCCGTTTCAAACA ATAATGTAAGCGGCAGCAGCTCGGCCAGCAATGTGACGACGGGCGGAGCGAGTGGAGTCCAGAGCCAGGGTGGCGTAAGTAGCGCCGGCGGCGTTGCCGGTGGCAGCGTCAGCGGTAGTGCCAGTGCTACAAACGTCGGTGTGAGtgtgaacaacaacaacaacaacagcagcagcaacgccGGCTCTGTGGGAGCAGCGGCTGccgtcgccgccgccgccgccgcccaaTCAGCTGCAGGAACCACCGCTGCAGTGCTGGCATCGCTGACCAGCAAGAatagcagcagtagcagcagcagcggtgGAAGCGGCAGTGTTGCCACAACGACGGGCAGCGCCGGCGGAGGTGCTGGCGGTGTTGCGGGATCGGTATCGGGAACGGGAACGGGCACTGGCAGCGGCAGCGTTGGCGCGTCGAgtgctggtggtgctggtggtagtggtggtggcagtggcagcggcagcggtaGCGGCAGCGGCTTGGTGCCCACCAACATCCAAATGGTTAGTCAATATATTCAGACTGGATTGCCATACTATCAGCAACCAGTGTATTCCTACGAGGAATTACAATTGATGCAACAGAGAGTGCCACATGTG CAAGGATACTATGATCTGAACTACCCGCCAGCCAGTTTGGGCGCCGGTCGGGACAACCTTGGCTCCGTGGCCTACTCGGCAATGACTGACGGACGCTTTGCCCGCACAGACAATAACTCCAGTCCGGTGGGCAAT GTTTCCAACACCATGTCACAACAGGCGGGCTCCAGTGCGCCCATGCTGAATGTTCCTTATGCCTATTTCTACGGCGGCAATGTGATGCCCGGTAGTTTCCAATACGGCACTCCAGCTATTTATCCA CAACAGATACAGACGGCCAACACTGCCTCCAGCGGACAGTTCCCTAAGCCGTCGTACAGCGCCGGCTATGGCTCGACCAGCTACGACACCCTCTCGCAGACGACACAGGACTACGGCAAGGGCGGCTACTCGTCGAACGTCAACCAGCAAAACAAGACGCAGACAGTGTCCAACCAGTCGCAGGCCGGCACTGGCTCCGACCTGACCTCGTCCATGTACGGCAAGGGTCATGTGGCGCTTAATAAAGTTAAC TCATACGACAAGCAGAGTTTCCACTCAGGCACACCGCCGCCATTCAATATGGCCAACACACAAACGGCTGGTGGCACCTCGGCCCAGCCGTACGGCATGTATCTGCCGATGCCAGCGGCCGGACACCACAACATGATCCATCAACCCATTCATCAGGTAGAGTCTGATTTAGCTCCCCCCCAGGTTGTTGTAGGCAGAGGTGGTAGGGAGGCGGATAACCAGGTCCATGTCCATGCTACCGGAACGCAAGTGACATTCCAACAGATATGGCACAAcaccaccaacaacagcaacacagGGGATACGGAGAGTCCGTATCCGAATTCGAATCCGGTACTGGAACAGGATCAGGGGGCCGCCTCTCGGGAGGACAACTTCGATCAGAATAATGTCCAGAACTATGTTAAGGACGATGTCAGCGGCATATCCTTCTTTGCCGACTGA